The following coding sequences are from one Capsicum annuum cultivar UCD-10X-F1 chromosome 3, UCD10Xv1.1, whole genome shotgun sequence window:
- the LOC107864111 gene encoding uncharacterized protein LOC107864111 has protein sequence MDSCSPFDSIIFDLDDTLYSSKTGIGQSLKQNIDDFLVEKCGFPVSKASALRVELFKTYGSSLAGLRAIGYDVDADDYHSYVHGRLPYDLIKPDAQLRSILRSINQRKIIFTNSDRVHAMKALDRLGITDCFEQIICFETMNFNLSKATRPEEIPVILKPSMEAMNIAIEAAKVDPRRTLFLDDNVKNIAAGKAVGLRTVLVGRTTKTNEADYALEMVTDLVQVVPAIWYTKEEEDQKITRTRSEMDFLATTAVGA, from the exons ATGGATTCTTGCTCCCCTTTTGACTCTATTATTTTCG ATTTGGATGATACTCTCTACTCTTCCAAGACTGGAATTGGACAATCGTTGAAGCAGAACATTGACG ATTTTCTTGTGGAGAAATGTGGTTTTCCAGTGTCGAAAGCATCGGCGTTGCGTGTTGAGCTTTTCAAAACTTACGGCAGCTCTCTCGCCGGTTTACGA GCTATAGGCTATGATGTTGATGCAGATGATTATCACAG TTATGTGCACGGAAGATTACCGTATGATTTGATTAAACCGGATGCTCAGTTACGAAGCATTTTGCGTAGTATTAATCAAAGGAAAATC ATTTTCACAAATTCAGATCGAGTTCATGCAATGAAGGCATTGGATCGTCTCGGAATTACGGATTGTTTTGAACAAATTATTTGTTTTGAGACGATGAATTTTAACCTCTCCAAGGCAACGCGGCCAGAAGAGATTCCGGTGATATTGAAACCTTCAATGGAGGCAATGAATATCGCCATCGAAGCTGCTAAGGTTGATCCTAGACGCACG CTCTTCCTTGATGATAATGTTAAGAACATAGCTGCTGGGAAAGCTGTGGGGCTTCGAACTGTTTTG GTCGGAAGAACAACCAAGACGAACGAAGCTGACTATGCATTAGAGATGGTGACTGATCTAGTCCAAGTAGTACCAGCAATATGGTacaccaaagaagaagaagatcaaaaaATTACACGTACTAGAAGTGAAATGGACTTTCTTGCAACCACAGCTGTGGGTGCATAA